The following DNA comes from Magnolia sinica isolate HGM2019 chromosome 18, MsV1, whole genome shotgun sequence.
CCACTTTTGTGAATTATATTTGTGGGTTTATTTGTCACTTTATCAAGTACGTATAACTTCTAATTTTTTACTTTATCAAATATTTATGGTTTTAAATTACTCATTTCTTGTGGAATTAATGAAAACACGCCCTGAATTAGTGGGCTAACCTATGTGATAAATTCCATCTTGTGGGGGTAAAAAACCATTTTCTTTGTCCTTTAATTGGATATCTCAGCCAGGTGGCTTTTTGGGTCAAACCCTTTTGTGCGTCCGAATTCAGACTTTTGATTGAAAGGATCTTTGGCGTATTGTTGTTATAAATTTGGAAAGGTCACCAGTCAAAGGAATTGTTTGCTGGATTGTTTGTTAACTGATTCACTTTTAAATTGAATTGTTTGTAAATGGAATTGCTTGTGGATAGGGTTAACAATGGTTGGGCAGATACACATTCGAGGCATGAGGATTTTAGCAAGTGCCTAACCAGTATGGGTGTATTTTTAAGCATTTTGTGGCTGGATTACGGGTGTCCCTTTTCTTTTGTGGATTTATTAGGTGGGTAGTCAGTATGAGAATACCCTTTTGTATTTTACTGGTTGGTTAACTCACTATGGGCCGTTCAATTCCAGCTGGATGCGCATCCCCAACATGAGTAGATTCTTTGCATGCATTTCTCTGTTATATTGGCCTCTAACGCCttccatttgatatatatatacaagCAATGTAGGAGTAGGGTGGGGCGATGTTGTTTCCTTAAAGGTTAGCAGGAGTGAGGAGTCGAGGAGCCCTTTCCTCTTTGATTAGTTTGCATCTAGTATATCATACTTATTATGGTGGCGTGGTCCCCATTTGAGGGAGTTGTAGacttattcattttagatatACCCTTTGGTTTAGTTATCTTTGCCCGCTTTAGGATAACACTGTTAATAAATGCGATTCTGATTATTGGTTGTAAGTTGAACATAAATTTAACTATGCAAACACATGAGGAATCCGCCCACGTGAGACTTTTATCTAGTTCACACCCTCGAATTTGGGTCCTAAGTCACCCCACTTGGTGCCAACTTCGAGGGCACGACGAGAGGTGGCGTAAGAGTGTGAATATGAGATAATCGAGACTTGGGAATGAGGATtcgatcaccactatttcctgcagTGTGATCCACGTATTGTTGCCATGTACGACTGCATATGtggatcgcatatgcgatctgacacatatgcaatcgcatatgtggCATATGCAAAAATATGCCATTGCATatagcatatgtgatcgcataagtGATGTACGCGATTGCATatagcatatgcgattgcatattggGCAACGGTTGgcacaaatttatttatttattttgggtaaAAAAACTAACTTGTTAGCTATAAAAAGGCATCTAAACCTCCctcatttgcaatattctcaatCCAAAACcctcttactctcttcttctcttatatttcttaattccaagtggtcttaatctctctccatctctcttacATTTCCAACTTTCAAGTGGTTTtaatccctttctctctcttacgTTTCCTACTTCTAAGTTGTCTTAATACCTATCTCTCCTACATTGCCTCTCTTgtaagttggaagatcaagattatgtttaatgcattatttaattaaatttatttatctcaaatatattttaaatatgtaaagtTAGTTATCTATTAATTTAAGAAAGTTATCCTtaaattcttatatatatatttcatattttttaaattttaaaaaaaataaaactaaaaatatgtGGTCGCATATGTGATTATGTGATCACACATGATTACCACACATGATCGCACATGCGATTTAACAACATTGGATCACATAAGAttttgatttgcttcattttttggatcatatcctaaaataacatgtgaaaatggatggacggtatggatgtaaggcacatgcattACAGTGGCCCCAACAGTTAGGGATCCAAGTAGCCCGGCCTCTTCTCGGCACTATAAAAGGTGTATccacccaccatggtgtatttattttatccatacgTGGTTCATTTACTTCGACAGCTCATTTCCgggcataaataaaaaaaacgaggtggatccaagtctaagtgaaccacaacacatgaaacaatgatgattgaacctCCACAATtctaagctttggatcaatctgatatacaCAAATTTTCTtcgtcaataggttggatggcaaataaacattacagtgaacccTAAAAAGCCTTTtaagggtgggcattcaatcaccactgtttctgcagtgtatgatccacctgagatttggatctgcatcattttttagctcataccctaaaatgagttgaaaaaaatggatgaacggtttagataaaacaaatacatcatggtgagcccacagaGCTCTTCCACACCAACCAGTACTGGGGTGGACAGAGGACAGTGGAGGGCTCACTGCCGAATCCGAGTCCTTTTTCTTTTGGTTTAAGAACTATGTACAGCTGGCCCCACAGTTTGGACGGTTCGTTTTTGAGTTCGCTTCATGCCACTTTGTAAAAGAAGGGAGCGTATTAGCTGTTgcccgggtaacagcttagtagGTGTTCCCTTTACCttaaggggcccaccttgataaatatgtttcatatccacgctgttcatctgaTTTTTCAGTTCATCTAAATAAGTTATACAAAAATTTAAATAGATATAATTCTttgttggaccacaccactggaaaaaagtggtgaatagctattaattttttttaggccacaaaagttttggataacgctaatatttgtattttcccctcaTCCAGTTCTGgtcgaccttatcaacaggttggatggtaaataaacatcatgaatcTGCTTACAATGGgcattgggaagtttttaatggtgacaattcaatcatcactatttcttatggtgggtccacctgagatttggatgtgcttaatttttggtaatatgtcctaaaataagctttaaaaacggatggacggagtggatttacatcaTATGAATAAAGTGGGCCCTGCGGTGAGGATAACACCCACTAATCCGAGCCCTTAAAAGAAGAGTGGAGGTGAGCCGGGAATGTTAGATGATGGCGAGCGCgagcaagaagaggaagaagaaatcgGGTGGGAAGGCAACGGAAAACGAAGGCAATAATGAAAGCCGTTTGCTCCCCTTTGCCTTCGACTCTGGATTTCTTTCCGGGTCTCACCCTCCCGACTTCGACGACGAAATGGACGgctacgatgatgaggaggaaaATGAATGGGCCCACCTGGCCGCGAGCGTTCGCATGTTTTCAGGATCGTTGGTGAGGTCTGGATTGGCTGAGATGGAGATGGCGAGTGCTAGGGAGGCAGCCTTGCGAGCCGAGTACGAGAGGAGGCGGGTCGAGTACGAAGCTCAGATGGCTGATATGATGCTCAGGACTCAGCTTCAGATCGCCACTTTCATTTCTGAAAACAGTCGCAGGCGGAAACGGAAGCGAGACCAATTCCTAGAACAAGGGCTTCCTTCTTCTGATGATGATGAAACGTACGGCTCAGATTCTCCCTTTTCCTTCATTGCCAAAATTTTCGGCGCGTTTGGATGCCACTCGCAAATTGAGGGGTCATTTGTCATCTTGGATTTGGATTCTTACCTAAGAATTCAAATCCAGGATTTGAAAATCCCTGATATTCGGGTTTTATCAATTGCGCTTGGCAGCCTGGATTTTTAATCCATTGGTATTCAGAAATTGTGTTTGCCAGCCTGGATTTTTATTCCACTGGAATTCAGAAATTGTGTTTGCCAGCCTGGATTTTTAATCCACTGGAATTCAGAAATTGTGTTTGTCAACCTGGATTTGTGGAATCCATTTTAGTTTTTCCGTGCCCACTGTGACCTGAAAATAACATCTAAAGGGTTGTtcggatgcctgtaaatggttcaagtggtaaatgatttacaggtgtaaATCATTAACAGCCTGTCTTGTTTGGCTGTAAGTAGTAAATGATTTGCAGGTAAACGATTGTCTATGATGGAGAGTCAATCTTTCCAATTATGGCCCTAtaaatggagagcctgtaaatgaaatcataGCCTTTTGCTGTAAATCAAATGGGGCTgaaggctgtaaatgatttatagcctttaaatcatttacaggcatttttcagcatccaaacacagaatGTAAACCATTTACCTGTAGATCAGTTAACAGTTAGCCCCAttcacaggcatccaaacgacctctAATCCATTTATCATGTGCGGCCCCTCATGTTTTCCTTGGCTGCTAAAAATCAGACCGAttgaaaacttaggtgggctacaccagtgGGAACATTTaggacacctaccattaaaagcctTCCAGATTACCTATGGGGCcaacctttttattttttacatgccaatccattcagaagatgcgTCTGATGAGGATTGCATGGACACTCCAAAAATCTGGCCAACCAAAAagtcaggcgggccacaccaaagggaacagtttgaaaattttatagttGGGTTGGATTTTTAATCCTTGGATTTTGCAACGGGGTTTTTAGAAAGGAAGCAAAAGTGGATTTGATATCCACCAGGATTTGAAATCCTGCCAAAAAAGAGGCTCCCAAAGGTAAAAAGTTAGGTATTTTGAAATTGCAATCCAAATCCAGCCCTAAATCCAGGGTACAAACCATTGCGGTCATTATTACTCTAATAAAGTAGAAACGACAGCTCTTGTTTTCTGTCGTAAATCGCAATAATGTTGCTTTTGAGTTGAATTTGGAAGAAACATAGCAACGCTAGGAAACAAACTTTTCTTCGTTATTTTCTCTTGATTGAATTGAATGCATCCAAATACTGCCTAAGTCTTCCTTTTTAATCTCTCCTTTTGATATATGCTTAGGTAGATAAATTGTCAGGGGTTGTTTGGTAGCATGGATTATGATTTTTCACACTTGGATTTTGCATTCTTTCAGTTGCGTTTGTCAGCCTGGATTTTCAATCCTGTGGAATCCAGTAACTTTGTTTGGCAGCCTGGATTTAGGTGCTGCTTGGTAAACTGGAAAATaaggtctgaaaattaatttaagtgctAAAAACTTGAAGTGCTGAATTTTAGTACTTATATGCATATTGAAAGATCTGTTTGGTAATTTGTCTGAAAAAGGTCCTGATATAGGAAAATAAGCCACCCCCCcacaaaaacttgtttggtaaacacAAATCACAAATGTATGAAAATTGGCAATTTGTAATATTTGCCCCTATTGTCTCAATTTCTATATTTTGTAGAGTATAAGACAAAACCTATTATTGCTATGCCATCAAAATTGGCACCTATGCCCTAACCAAtaaatttttttgagattttatccaataaaattttaatacttTCCCCACCAAATA
Coding sequences within:
- the LOC131233153 gene encoding uncharacterized protein At4g22160, with translation MMASASKKRKKKSGGKATENEGNNESRLLPFAFDSGFLSGSHPPDFDDEMDGYDDEEENEWAHLAASVRMFSGSLVRSGLAEMEMASAREAALRAEYERRRVEYEAQMADMMLRTQLQIATFISENSRRRKRKRDQFLEQGLPSSDDDETWGLLMLGLLQCNLRF